The Synechocystis sp. PCC 7509 genome includes a window with the following:
- a CDS encoding nucleotidyltransferase domain-containing protein, with translation MPFQQLIEIAKNQPYPLLFATVSGAHLYGFPSSDSDYDLRGVHILPVKEVIGLDIGRETIEVAEFQRDLELDLVTHDVKKFFAMLLKKNGYVLEQLYSPLIVHTTPEHEELKILARQCITRYHVHHYLGFAQSQWQLFSKQNLPKIKPLLYIYRVLLTGIYLMKTGTLETNLLELNKMFNLTYLADLIACKISGAEKAVLSNIDLIFHQQEYERLCSELKEASQNSNLPETPNCKDELNDLLIRIRFQFLQ, from the coding sequence ATGCCTTTTCAGCAATTGATTGAAATAGCTAAAAATCAGCCTTATCCGTTACTTTTTGCCACTGTTAGCGGGGCGCATTTGTATGGGTTTCCGTCTTCTGATTCCGATTACGATTTGCGCGGTGTTCATATTCTCCCCGTTAAAGAAGTTATCGGGCTTGATATTGGGAGAGAAACTATTGAAGTTGCTGAATTTCAAAGAGATTTAGAACTAGATTTAGTAACCCATGATGTTAAAAAATTCTTTGCTATGCTGTTGAAAAAAAACGGTTATGTTTTAGAACAATTGTATTCACCTTTAATAGTACATACTACGCCAGAGCATGAAGAATTAAAAATACTTGCTCGTCAATGTATCACCCGTTATCACGTTCACCATTACTTAGGTTTTGCTCAAAGTCAATGGCAGCTTTTTTCTAAACAAAATCTACCAAAAATTAAACCTTTACTGTACATTTATCGAGTATTGCTAACAGGCATTTATTTAATGAAGACAGGCACTTTAGAAACCAATTTATTAGAGTTAAATAAAATGTTTAACTTGACTTATCTCGCTGACTTAATTGCTTGTAAAATATCAGGAGCGGAAAAAGCAGTATTATCAAATATTGATTTAATATTTCATCAGCAAGAATACGAGCGTTTATGTAGTGAATTAAAAGAGGCTAGTCAAAATAGTAATTTGCCAGAAACTCCCAATTGCAAAGATGAGTTAAACGATTTGCTTATTCGGATCAGATTCCAGTTTTTACAGTAA
- a CDS encoding SRPBCC family protein produces the protein MSSQQFVQSIEINASPQVVEHCIRSRLLMHKWLNPLLKCEPVDEWSTEVGSRSKFIIKIPIIKPTLEAVVKEQKPGLIVWEFTGFFQGCDFWEYKPTLQGTLLVNTFKFEIPNPMIRWGFNVFAASLTKMDMRSQLQRLKSVAETQ, from the coding sequence ATGTCATCTCAGCAGTTTGTTCAATCAATTGAAATTAATGCTAGTCCCCAGGTAGTAGAGCATTGTATAAGAAGCCGCTTATTAATGCACAAATGGCTTAACCCGTTACTAAAATGCGAACCTGTGGACGAATGGAGTACCGAAGTAGGCAGTCGCAGCAAGTTTATAATTAAGATTCCGATAATTAAACCAACCCTTGAAGCGGTAGTTAAAGAACAAAAACCCGGCTTAATTGTGTGGGAATTTACAGGGTTTTTTCAAGGATGCGACTTTTGGGAATACAAACCAACATTACAAGGGACACTGTTAGTCAATACTTTTAAGTTTGAAATTCCTAACCCCATGATTCGCTGGGGTTTTAATGTATTTGCGGCTTCTTTAACAAAAATGGATATGAGAAGTCAATTGCAACGGCTTAAAAGTGTCGCTGAAACCCAGTAA
- a CDS encoding mechanosensitive ion channel, with translation MNINLPEIIPNMSMNVSIKTQQFVAQITPAPGIDPIQPREAVANSVNYAQNIVQQLIAFIPNILAAVAILFVGLVIAFIAKAIIKGLLNRTTIDNRIAASVMGHGDRGDLPKVEELIGSIVFWIVILFTVVAVLQTLQLEVVSRPLGTFLNQVTGFLPKLLGALIFLGVAWLVATVVKLITTRGLQAARLDERVNQQPAGTTPAPNQLSLSDTIGNALYWFIFLLFLIPILDTLGLQQALQPVQNLVSEILSILPNILAAVLIAGVGWLLAQVVRRIVTNLLATTGIDGAGERFGLRRTAGGQTLSGIIGTITYVLILIPVAIAALNALQIEAISVPAIAMLQQILNALPGIFTAALILIAAYFIGRFLADLVTSILTSLGFNNIFSVLGLPAPTRQRVVPPPAVIPAPTTGSQTRLQPETTAAQQLVTRTPSELVGIITLVGIMLFATLAAVNILNIPALTTLVGGLVLILGKILSGLVVFGVGLFLANLVFNIITSSGDRQAQILAQVARIAIIAFVSALALNQIGIASDIVNLAFGLLLGALAVALALAFGLGGREIAKEQTRELLESFKQQRNQPPRV, from the coding sequence ATGAATATAAATTTGCCGGAAATCATACCTAATATGAGTATGAATGTATCAATAAAGACCCAACAATTTGTAGCGCAAATTACGCCAGCGCCAGGAATAGATCCGATTCAACCAAGGGAAGCAGTAGCAAATAGTGTTAATTACGCCCAAAATATTGTTCAACAGCTAATAGCATTTATTCCAAACATACTTGCTGCCGTAGCAATTTTGTTTGTGGGCTTAGTTATTGCCTTTATTGCCAAGGCAATAATTAAAGGACTTCTGAATCGTACTACGATTGATAATCGCATTGCTGCTAGTGTAATGGGTCATGGCGATCGCGGTGACTTGCCCAAAGTTGAAGAATTAATCGGTAGTATTGTTTTTTGGATTGTTATCTTATTTACGGTTGTAGCGGTTTTACAAACACTACAGCTAGAAGTAGTCTCAAGACCACTTGGTACTTTCCTCAATCAAGTAACCGGATTTTTACCAAAATTATTGGGGGCATTAATATTTCTAGGTGTTGCTTGGTTAGTAGCAACGGTAGTTAAGCTGATAACTACACGGGGATTGCAAGCAGCAAGGTTAGATGAGCGCGTAAATCAACAGCCTGCGGGGACGACTCCAGCGCCAAATCAATTATCTCTTAGCGATACGATCGGCAATGCCCTATACTGGTTCATCTTCTTACTATTTTTGATTCCAATTTTAGATACTTTAGGTTTGCAGCAAGCGTTACAGCCTGTACAAAACCTAGTTAGTGAAATTCTCTCAATTTTGCCCAATATTTTAGCCGCCGTGCTAATTGCGGGTGTGGGTTGGTTATTGGCACAAGTAGTGCGCCGGATTGTTACCAACTTACTAGCAACTACCGGAATCGACGGCGCTGGGGAAAGGTTCGGCTTGCGTCGAACGGCGGGAGGACAAACCCTGTCGGGGATTATTGGCACAATTACTTACGTATTGATTTTGATTCCAGTAGCGATCGCAGCGCTCAATGCTTTACAAATTGAGGCGATTTCTGTGCCAGCGATCGCCATGTTGCAACAAATTCTCAATGCTTTACCAGGAATTTTTACCGCCGCATTGATTTTGATTGCTGCATACTTTATCGGGCGTTTTTTGGCAGACTTAGTTACAAGCATCCTCACAAGTTTGGGGTTTAACAACATTTTCTCAGTGCTAGGATTGCCAGCACCCACTAGACAAAGAGTTGTACCACCTCCGGCGGTAATCCCAGCACCAACCACCGGATCGCAAACCAGACTTCAGCCCGAAACAACCGCCGCCCAACAGTTGGTAACTAGAACTCCCTCAGAGCTTGTAGGCATTATTACCTTAGTAGGAATTATGCTATTTGCCACTCTAGCCGCCGTGAATATTTTAAATATTCCTGCCCTTACAACGCTAGTAGGCGGATTGGTGCTGATACTAGGAAAAATCCTATCAGGATTGGTAGTATTTGGCGTTGGTTTATTTTTGGCGAATTTAGTATTCAATATTATTACAAGTTCCGGCGATCGCCAAGCGCAAATATTGGCACAAGTTGCCCGAATTGCCATTATTGCTTTTGTATCAGCTTTAGCACTAAATCAAATCGGGATTGCCAGTGATATTGTCAATCTTGCCTTTGGCTTGCTACTTGGTGCTTTAGCGGTAGCTTTGGCACTGGCTTTCGGTTTAGGTGGACGCGAAATTGCTAAAGAACAAACTAGAGAATTACTAGAGTCTTTTAAACAGCAACGTAATCAGCCACCACGAGTTTAA
- a CDS encoding pre-16S rRNA-processing nuclease YqgF translates to MILGFDPGRDKCGLAVMGQDLQLHYHQVVLALEAIASMKALLQKFPISIVVMGDRTTSKQWQKQLKEVLPATMTLVMVDEHNSTLEARDFYWQMYPPQGLTKLVPQGLREPPRPIDDLVAILLIERYLKATNQRES, encoded by the coding sequence ATGATTTTGGGCTTCGATCCCGGTCGAGATAAGTGCGGCTTGGCGGTGATGGGACAAGATTTGCAATTGCATTACCATCAAGTTGTGTTAGCCTTGGAGGCGATCGCCTCTATGAAGGCGCTCCTACAAAAATTTCCTATATCTATTGTCGTCATGGGCGATCGCACTACCTCTAAACAATGGCAAAAACAACTTAAAGAAGTATTACCCGCAACTATGACGCTTGTGATGGTGGACGAACACAATAGTACCTTAGAAGCCCGCGACTTCTACTGGCAAATGTACCCGCCCCAAGGCTTAACAAAACTTGTCCCCCAAGGTCTAAGAGAGCCACCAAGACCGATAGATGACTTAGTTGCCATATTATTAATCGAAAGATACTTAAAAGCTACAAATCAGCGCGAATCGTAA
- the fabI gene encoding enoyl-ACP reductase FabI — MLDLTGKNALVTGIANNRSIAWGIAQQLHKAGANIGISYLPDERGKMENKVAELVKPLNPSLFVPCNVQSDEQIKEMFEEVASKWGKLDILIHCLAFANKEDLTGGFSNTSRAGFNQALEISTYSLTQLSGAAKPLMTEGGSIVTLTYLGGVRAIPNYNVMGVAKAGLEMSVRYLAAELGEQNIRVNGISAGPIRTLASSAVGGILDMIHHVEKIAPLRRTVTQLEVGNAAAFLCSDLASGITGQILYVDAGYEIMGM, encoded by the coding sequence ATGCTCGATTTGACTGGAAAAAACGCCTTAGTAACTGGAATTGCTAACAATCGCTCGATTGCTTGGGGAATTGCCCAACAACTCCATAAAGCCGGAGCAAATATTGGGATTAGCTATTTGCCCGACGAACGCGGCAAAATGGAAAATAAAGTAGCAGAACTTGTAAAACCCCTTAATCCCAGCTTGTTTGTACCGTGTAACGTCCAAAGTGACGAGCAGATCAAAGAAATGTTTGAAGAAGTCGCTTCTAAATGGGGCAAATTAGATATCCTCATTCATTGTCTAGCTTTTGCCAACAAAGAAGACCTAACGGGCGGCTTTAGTAATACTTCAAGAGCGGGTTTTAATCAAGCCTTAGAAATTAGTACCTATTCTTTGACACAGTTAAGCGGTGCGGCGAAACCTTTAATGACTGAAGGCGGTAGTATTGTCACGCTGACCTATTTGGGAGGAGTTAGAGCAATTCCCAACTACAACGTCATGGGGGTAGCAAAAGCTGGGTTAGAAATGAGCGTGCGTTACTTAGCCGCCGAATTAGGAGAGCAAAACATTCGCGTTAATGGAATTTCCGCCGGGCCGATTAGAACTTTAGCTTCTTCCGCCGTTGGGGGAATTTTGGATATGATTCATCACGTAGAAAAAATTGCCCCCTTGCGGCGCACGGTAACGCAGCTAGAAGTCGGAAACGCGGCGGCGTTTTTGTGTAGCGATTTAGCGAGTGGCATTACCGGGCAAATTTTGTATGTAGATGCGGGCTACGAAATTATGGGAATGTAG
- the ntcA gene encoding global nitrogen regulator NtcA has protein sequence MIVMQDRPLAAVFRQIGTGSFPPVVEMFERGKTIFFPGDPAERVYFLLKGAVKLSRVYEAGEEITVALLRENSVFGVLSLLTGQRSDRFYHAVAFTPVELLSAPIEQVEQSLKSNPELSMLMLKGLSSRILQTEMMIETLAHRDMGSRLVSFLLILCRDFGIPTSEGITIDLKLSHQAIAEAIGSTRVTVTRLLGDLRTDEMISIHKKKITLHNPVALSQQFT, from the coding sequence ATGATCGTAATGCAAGATAGACCGTTAGCGGCGGTATTTCGTCAAATAGGAACTGGCTCGTTTCCCCCAGTTGTGGAAATGTTTGAACGGGGTAAAACGATATTTTTTCCAGGCGATCCAGCAGAACGAGTTTATTTTCTGCTCAAGGGCGCAGTAAAACTTTCTAGGGTTTATGAAGCTGGAGAAGAAATTACCGTAGCACTGCTTAGAGAAAATAGCGTGTTTGGCGTACTTTCGCTACTGACAGGACAACGTTCGGATAGATTCTATCATGCGGTGGCTTTTACTCCTGTAGAGCTACTTTCCGCACCCATTGAACAAGTAGAGCAATCGCTAAAAAGCAATCCAGAATTGTCGATGTTGATGCTTAAAGGCTTGTCATCGCGGATTTTGCAAACAGAAATGATGATTGAAACTTTGGCGCACCGCGATATGGGTTCGAGGCTAGTAAGTTTTTTACTAATTTTGTGCCGAGATTTTGGTATTCCCACCTCTGAAGGAATTACTATTGACCTTAAGTTATCTCATCAAGCGATCGCTGAAGCTATTGGTTCTACTCGCGTGACTGTAACTCGGCTCCTTGGAGATTTGCGGACTGACGAAATGATTTCTATTCACAAAAAAAAGATTACTCTCCACAATCCAGTAGCTTTGAGTCAGCAATTTACCTAA
- a CDS encoding DUF3084 domain-containing protein, translated as MTTGIILIVAILILGGVIATVGDRIGTRVGKARLSLFKLRPRKTAVLVTIVTGSAIAASTLGILFAADKSLRTGVFQLERIQKDLKTKRKQVESTTKELEATKIQKSNVEKDLQQARTEQKAAEKRQAQAQKRLQATNRSLQAVITKQTQTQAQLSRTQVKQAQTQAQLSRNQTQLSQITSRFLDARALLQTVSQQAKTLQAEIQKLQNERQQIGKQLAEVRSQIADRDEAIANLDQEIVNRDRDLQQRDRVIAGREVRLKQLESQREFLEQEVAKLEGYYQDYQVLRQGNVALESGSVLATGVVRIQQPKAARQAIEQLLREANRVAIESTQPGTNPENELAVQISKAQVEKVIAQIDDGRDYVVRVISAGNYLLGEKNVQAAINIAVNEVIFSKGDVLAAIPTNPSITGQEIRQKVGLLLSATKFRARRAGILGDAIEIGDGRLETLVSFIEQVRQYNQPVEIKAIAAEDIYTAGPSQVQLVAVKDGQVVFGTRRLVGNQLRDALTPKLTKARRATTKAQNKL; from the coding sequence ATGACTACCGGAATAATCCTAATTGTAGCAATTTTGATTTTGGGAGGTGTAATCGCGACGGTAGGCGATCGCATTGGCACGCGAGTAGGCAAAGCTCGACTAAGCTTGTTTAAACTGCGTCCACGCAAAACTGCCGTTTTAGTAACTATAGTAACTGGGAGCGCGATCGCTGCTTCAACACTCGGAATTCTATTTGCCGCCGACAAAAGCTTGCGCACGGGAGTATTCCAACTTGAGAGAATTCAAAAAGACCTCAAAACAAAGCGCAAGCAGGTAGAATCTACAACTAAAGAACTAGAAGCTACAAAAATTCAAAAAAGTAATGTAGAAAAGGATTTGCAGCAAGCTAGAACCGAACAAAAAGCCGCAGAGAAAAGGCAAGCCCAAGCCCAAAAACGTTTGCAAGCAACCAATAGATCGTTACAGGCGGTAATTACTAAACAAACTCAAACTCAAGCCCAATTAAGCCGTACTCAAGTTAAACAGGCACAAACTCAAGCCCAACTAAGCCGCAACCAAACCCAGCTAAGTCAAATTACCAGTAGATTTCTGGATGCTAGGGCTTTACTGCAAACAGTCTCTCAGCAAGCAAAGACTTTACAAGCAGAAATTCAAAAACTTCAAAACGAACGCCAACAAATCGGTAAGCAGTTAGCAGAAGTCAGAAGTCAAATTGCTGATCGCGATGAGGCGATTGCTAATCTAGATCAAGAAATAGTCAATCGCGATCGCGATTTGCAACAGCGCGATCGCGTAATTGCCGGTAGAGAAGTTCGCCTCAAACAATTAGAGAGTCAAAGAGAATTTCTCGAACAAGAAGTCGCAAAGCTTGAAGGTTATTATCAAGATTATCAAGTTTTGCGCCAGGGAAATGTAGCCCTAGAAAGCGGTAGCGTTTTGGCTACGGGTGTAGTTCGCATTCAGCAACCAAAAGCCGCGCGTCAAGCTATTGAGCAACTATTGCGCGAAGCCAATCGCGTCGCCATAGAATCAACCCAGCCCGGTACAAACCCCGAAAATGAACTCGCTGTACAAATATCTAAAGCCCAAGTTGAAAAGGTAATTGCCCAAATTGACGATGGTAGAGATTATGTCGTGCGAGTTATTTCGGCGGGAAATTACCTTTTAGGAGAAAAAAACGTCCAAGCAGCGATCAATATCGCTGTAAATGAAGTAATTTTTTCTAAAGGTGACGTATTGGCCGCAATTCCAACCAATCCCTCGATTACAGGTCAAGAAATCCGCCAAAAAGTAGGGTTATTGCTGAGTGCGACAAAATTTCGCGCCCGTCGTGCAGGTATATTAGGCGATGCGATTGAAATTGGCGATGGTAGGTTAGAAACTCTAGTTAGCTTTATTGAGCAAGTCAGGCAGTATAATCAGCCGGTAGAAATTAAAGCTATTGCCGCCGAAGATATATATACAGCAGGGCCTTCGCAAGTGCAATTAGTGGCAGTTAAAGACGGGCAAGTGGTTTTTGGCACTAGAAGGTTAGTAGGCAACCAATTAAGAGATGCGCTCACTCCTAAGCTTACAAAAGCACGTAGGGCAACAACGAAGGCACAAAATAAACTATAA
- a CDS encoding DUF3146 family protein — protein sequence MPETTAFVRITRQSWQKGLLEGDVKAGEFEWQFQWCFRRGELSVKPSSGRALIKEPLGRFLEQRDYQLEAGGDYDFTIRADL from the coding sequence TTGCCAGAAACAACTGCCTTTGTCAGGATTACCCGCCAATCTTGGCAAAAAGGCTTACTTGAAGGAGATGTTAAAGCGGGAGAATTTGAATGGCAATTTCAATGGTGTTTTCGGCGGGGAGAGTTGTCTGTAAAACCTTCCTCTGGTCGCGCTTTAATCAAAGAACCCTTGGGTCGTTTTTTAGAGCAACGGGATTATCAGCTAGAAGCTGGGGGAGACTATGACTTTACGATTCGCGCTGATTTGTAG
- a CDS encoding GTP-binding protein produces MSDNLPESKPPVSDASIDADLDNAIWSFGDIQAQLNYKLAQTALRDMIDKLDLTPQERRPLESEIAQLETMLDNLERQVVQIAAFGMVGRGKSSLLNALLGQKVFETGALHGVTRTAAKAAWKIDEQLIGDSDSRTVKVTLPGASNSQVELIDTPGLDEVDGETRALLAKDIAQQTDLILFVIAGDMTKVEHEALSQLRNAGKPILLVFNKIDQYPQADRLAIYHKIRDERVKELLSPDEIVMAASSPLVAKAVMRPDGSRFVQRSLGVPQIEEMKLKILEILHKEGKALVALNTMLYADDVSDRLVVRKLEIREISANKLIWRGVMTKSLAVSLNPVTVIDLFSGAVIDVTLILTLSKLYGIEMTKTGAIALLQKIALSMGGISASELLANLGLSSLKSLLGLSTTATGGITLGAYMSVAVTQAAVAGVSTYGIGQVAKVYLAKGASWGTESPKVVVSRILESLDEASIMNRIKGEIAAKLGIAAVSK; encoded by the coding sequence TTGAGCGACAACTTGCCTGAATCTAAGCCTCCTGTGTCGGATGCTTCTATAGATGCTGATTTAGATAATGCAATTTGGAGTTTTGGAGATATTCAGGCGCAGTTGAATTACAAACTAGCCCAAACAGCGCTAAGAGACATGATTGATAAGCTGGACTTAACGCCTCAAGAGCGCCGCCCTTTAGAATCCGAAATCGCTCAACTAGAAACTATGCTCGACAATTTAGAGCGCCAAGTAGTACAAATTGCCGCGTTTGGGATGGTAGGGAGGGGTAAGTCTTCGTTGCTCAATGCTTTATTGGGGCAAAAAGTATTTGAAACCGGGGCTTTGCATGGTGTGACTCGTACCGCAGCCAAAGCCGCTTGGAAAATTGACGAGCAACTTATTGGCGATAGCGATTCTCGCACCGTAAAGGTGACTTTACCTGGAGCTAGTAATTCTCAAGTTGAATTAATTGACACTCCAGGTTTGGATGAAGTAGACGGCGAAACCCGCGCTTTGCTGGCTAAAGATATCGCTCAACAAACCGATCTAATTTTGTTTGTGATTGCTGGAGATATGACGAAAGTAGAGCATGAAGCTTTATCGCAATTGCGAAATGCTGGTAAGCCGATTTTGCTTGTATTTAACAAAATCGACCAGTATCCCCAAGCTGATCGCCTGGCAATCTATCATAAAATCCGCGATGAACGAGTAAAAGAATTACTTTCGCCCGATGAAATTGTCATGGCGGCGAGTTCTCCTTTAGTTGCTAAAGCCGTTATGCGTCCTGATGGTAGCCGTTTTGTGCAGCGCAGTTTGGGAGTACCGCAAATTGAGGAGATGAAGCTAAAGATTTTAGAAATCCTGCATAAAGAAGGTAAAGCTTTAGTTGCTCTCAATACGATGCTTTACGCTGATGATGTTAGCGATCGCCTAGTAGTGCGAAAATTAGAAATTAGAGAAATTAGCGCTAATAAATTGATTTGGCGAGGAGTTATGACGAAATCATTAGCGGTTTCTCTTAACCCCGTTACAGTGATTGATCTCTTTAGTGGCGCAGTTATTGACGTAACTTTAATCTTGACTTTATCTAAGTTATACGGCATTGAGATGACAAAAACCGGGGCGATCGCGTTGCTCCAAAAAATCGCCTTGAGTATGGGCGGAATTAGCGCCAGTGAACTATTAGCAAATTTAGGTTTAAGTTCTCTAAAAAGTTTGCTGGGGTTGTCTACAACTGCTACTGGGGGCATTACCTTGGGCGCTTATATGTCTGTAGCGGTAACGCAAGCGGCGGTAGCTGGGGTTTCTACTTATGGGATTGGACAAGTAGCTAAAGTTTATTTAGCAAAGGGCGCATCTTGGGGGACAGAAAGCCCAAAAGTTGTAGTTAGCCGGATTTTAGAATCTTTAGATGAAGCTTCTATTATGAATCGCATCAAAGGCGAAATAGCGGCTAAGTTGGGAATTGCCGCAGTAAGTAAGTAG
- a CDS encoding polynucleotide kinase-phosphatase produces the protein MKITIPELSLVVLIGASGAGKSSFAKKHFKPTEVISSDFCRGLICDDENNQAVSKDAFAVVHYIAAKRLAAGKLTVVDATNVQKEDRKHLLELAKEYHCLPVAIALNLPEYLCSDRNQHRPDRNFGIHVIKRQREAMRQSLKHLKREGFRYSYILNSVEDIEAVSIHLQPLWNNRKTEHGPFDIIGDIHGCCDELEALLQKLGYEVSPQNHYFHPQGRKALFLGDLVDRGNRILDTLALVQNMVVAGTALCVPGNHDMKLMRKLQGKNVKVTHGLDKTLAEIDALPDDKRQLFSQETVKFLDSLISHYVLDDGNLVVAHAGMKEALQGRGSGRVRDFALYGETTGETDDFGLPVRYDWSAEYRGKAIVVYGHTPVVEAQWLNGTIDIDTGCVYGGKLTALRYPEKELISVTAQQVYCESTKPFLPTEDLLTTQQQLDNVLDIDDVLGKRIIETRLHGRISIRAENAIAALEVMSRFAANPKWLIYLPPTMSPCETSKQEGLLEHPSQAFSYYQNQGVSQVICEEKHMGSRAIVIVCRNEETARERFGVTGEGIGICYTRTGRRFFSDAELETQMLAKVQNALEISGFWEQFNTNWVCLDCELMPWSAKAQELLQRQYAAVGSAANSSLNQAVAALEMAAKRINGMETFLTHYQNRAEMAVQYVEAYRRYCWQVESLADLKLAPFHILATEGEVHNDKTHVWHMETLAQICKAEPELLLATAYKLVDVNDTATGVAWWEELTSIGGEGIVVKPLDFTRKGDGAERPLRDRTLVQPAVKCRGKEYLRIIYGAEYTLPENLERLRSRGLSRKRSLALREFALGMESLERFTKKEPLRRVHECVFGVLALESEPVDPRL, from the coding sequence ATGAAAATTACCATACCCGAACTATCTTTAGTTGTCCTCATCGGCGCTTCTGGCGCTGGAAAGTCTAGCTTTGCTAAAAAACACTTTAAACCTACAGAAGTTATATCATCCGATTTTTGCCGAGGATTGATTTGCGATGATGAGAATAATCAAGCAGTTAGTAAAGATGCTTTTGCTGTTGTCCACTATATCGCCGCCAAAAGATTAGCCGCCGGAAAGTTGACAGTTGTTGATGCTACTAATGTCCAAAAAGAAGACCGAAAACACTTATTAGAGTTAGCGAAAGAATATCATTGTTTGCCTGTAGCGATCGCCCTTAATTTACCAGAATACCTTTGTAGCGATCGCAATCAGCACCGCCCAGATCGAAATTTTGGCATTCATGTGATAAAAAGACAACGGGAAGCAATGCGCCAAAGTCTCAAACATCTCAAACGCGAAGGTTTCCGTTATAGCTACATTCTAAATTCTGTAGAAGATATAGAAGCCGTTAGCATTCACCTCCAACCATTGTGGAATAACCGCAAAACTGAGCATGGCCCCTTTGATATTATTGGCGATATACACGGCTGTTGTGATGAATTAGAAGCGCTATTACAAAAGCTAGGCTACGAAGTATCACCACAAAACCATTATTTCCATCCTCAAGGTAGAAAAGCGCTGTTTTTAGGCGATTTGGTAGATAGAGGAAACCGGATTTTAGATACTTTGGCGCTGGTGCAAAATATGGTGGTAGCAGGTACGGCTTTATGCGTTCCCGGCAATCATGACATGAAATTGATGCGGAAATTGCAAGGCAAAAATGTCAAAGTTACGCACGGATTAGATAAAACTCTCGCGGAAATTGATGCTTTACCCGATGATAAGCGCCAACTCTTTTCGCAAGAAACAGTCAAATTTCTCGATTCTCTCATTAGCCACTATGTTCTAGATGACGGTAACTTAGTTGTAGCTCATGCAGGGATGAAAGAAGCCTTGCAAGGACGGGGTTCGGGTAGAGTTAGGGATTTTGCTTTGTATGGCGAAACTACCGGGGAAACAGATGATTTTGGGCTGCCTGTGCGCTACGATTGGTCAGCAGAATATAGAGGAAAAGCGATCGTTGTTTATGGGCATACTCCAGTAGTAGAAGCGCAATGGCTCAATGGTACGATTGATATAGATACAGGCTGTGTCTATGGTGGTAAGTTAACGGCCTTACGTTACCCAGAAAAAGAGTTAATATCGGTTACTGCACAACAGGTTTATTGCGAGTCAACTAAGCCATTTTTGCCTACAGAAGACTTACTAACTACTCAACAACAGTTAGACAATGTTTTAGATATAGACGATGTGTTGGGTAAGCGGATTATTGAGACTCGTTTGCATGGCAGAATTAGTATTAGGGCAGAAAATGCGATCGCAGCCTTGGAAGTTATGAGTCGTTTTGCAGCTAATCCCAAATGGCTAATCTATCTTCCCCCCACTATGTCACCCTGCGAAACCTCCAAGCAGGAAGGTTTACTCGAACATCCATCCCAAGCTTTTAGTTACTACCAAAACCAAGGAGTTTCTCAAGTTATTTGCGAAGAAAAACACATGGGTTCTCGCGCGATAGTAATTGTTTGTCGCAATGAAGAAACCGCAAGAGAGCGTTTTGGGGTAACGGGTGAAGGTATCGGAATTTGCTACACCCGCACCGGAAGGAGGTTTTTTAGCGATGCTGAACTTGAAACTCAAATGCTGGCGAAGGTGCAAAATGCTTTAGAAATATCTGGTTTTTGGGAACAATTCAATACAAATTGGGTATGTCTAGACTGCGAATTAATGCCCTGGTCAGCCAAGGCTCAGGAGCTTTTACAGCGTCAATATGCGGCGGTGGGTAGTGCGGCTAATTCTTCTCTCAATCAGGCAGTGGCAGCCCTGGAAATGGCAGCTAAACGCATAAATGGAATGGAGACATTCTTAACTCATTATCAAAATCGTGCAGAGATGGCGGTGCAATATGTTGAAGCTTATCGGCGTTATTGCTGGCAAGTAGAATCGTTAGCAGACTTGAAACTTGCACCTTTTCATATTTTGGCAACCGAAGGAGAAGTTCACAACGATAAAACTCATGTTTGGCATATGGAAACCTTGGCGCAAATATGCAAAGCCGAACCCGAATTATTATTAGCAACAGCTTATAAGCTAGTAGATGTCAATGACACTGCTACTGGGGTTGCTTGGTGGGAAGAACTTACTAGCATTGGTGGAGAGGGAATTGTAGTTAAACCGTTAGATTTTACCCGTAAAGGCGATGGCGCAGAGCGCCCGCTTCGCGATCGCACTTTAGTCCAACCTGCCGTTAAATGTAGAGGGAAGGAATACTTGCGGATTATTTACGGCGCAGAATATACATTACCAGAGAATTTAGAAAGATTGCGATCGCGTGGTTTATCTAGAAAGCGCTCTTTAGCACTGCGAGAGTTTGCTTTGGGAATGGAATCGTTAGAGCGTTTTACTAAAAAAGAACCTTTGCGCCGCGTCCATGAATGTGTTTTTGGAGTTTTGGCATTAGAAAGCGAACCTGTAGATCCGCGTTTGTAA